Proteins from a genomic interval of Chryseobacterium indologenes:
- a CDS encoding phosphatidylinositol-specific phospholipase C — MRRFTSITLGIATATVFFSCSNDSITERDSHETVLASSAKLIGKASLLPLEMNSWMAGLQDNISISKISIPGTHDSGARIDAPVVSGTAKTQDLSIAEQLNAGVRFLDIRCRHIDNSFTIHHGAIYQKLNFDDVLNACYAFLNSHPSETIIMSVKEEHEPSNNTRTFEKTFDSYVQKNESKWNLGTNIPTLGEVRGKIRLLRRFSAETAKGISATSWADNTTFDINNPGAALRVQDYYKVTNNDDKWNGISGLLNEAKNDSSNKLYINFTSGYKPGIFGIPSIPTVSNNINPRLKTFFQNNTKGSFGVMPIDFVNAELSELIVKTNF, encoded by the coding sequence ATGAGACGTTTTACGTCCATTACATTGGGTATTGCTACCGCTACCGTATTCTTTTCCTGTTCAAATGACAGTATCACTGAAAGAGACTCTCATGAAACTGTTCTGGCATCTTCCGCAAAACTTATAGGCAAAGCGTCTTTACTTCCTCTTGAGATGAACAGCTGGATGGCCGGTCTCCAGGATAATATTTCTATTTCAAAAATTTCAATTCCCGGAACACATGATTCAGGAGCACGTATTGACGCCCCGGTTGTATCAGGTACAGCGAAAACACAAGACCTCAGCATTGCAGAACAGCTGAATGCGGGAGTACGTTTTCTCGATATCCGTTGCAGACATATTGACAATTCTTTTACCATTCATCACGGAGCTATTTATCAGAAGTTAAATTTTGATGATGTACTTAATGCCTGCTATGCTTTTTTAAACAGCCATCCGTCGGAAACCATCATCATGTCTGTAAAAGAAGAACATGAGCCGTCTAATAACACCAGAACTTTTGAAAAGACCTTTGATTCTTATGTTCAGAAAAATGAATCAAAATGGAACCTTGGAACGAATATTCCAACGCTTGGAGAGGTAAGGGGAAAAATAAGATTGCTAAGAAGGTTCTCTGCTGAAACAGCCAAAGGAATCAGTGCTACGTCGTGGGCAGATAACACAACATTTGACATCAACAATCCGGGAGCTGCATTAAGGGTTCAGGATTATTATAAAGTAACAAACAATGACGATAAGTGGAACGGAATCTCCGGATTACTGAATGAGGCTAAAAACGACAGCAGCAACAAACTTTATATCAATTTCACGAGCGGGTATAAACCGGGGATCTTTGGTATTCCTAGTATTCCTACGGTTTCGAATAATATTAATCCAAGGCTTAAAACATTCTTTCAGAATAATACAAAAGGATCTTTTGGAGTAATGCCTATTGATTTTGTGAATGCAGAATTATCCGAACTGATTGTAAAAACCAATTTCTGA
- a CDS encoding alkaline phosphatase, with product MKLSKILVVMALAVFTESQAQNYLNYNVGNAHSHNDYMQEIPFWQAYYANFGSVEADVFLVKGKLWVAHTEKELSPDRTLESLYLDNISKQIKLNKGSIYADKTKKLQLLIDIKQDYKSSLTALVATLKKYPEITGNSGVKMVITGGRPQPGDFRNYPSYLYFDGDLDKNYTTDELKRIGMFSADLPGLVKWNGKGIPRDEETAKIKAAVERAHTQQKPMRFYGAPDFPNAWVNLMDMGADYINTDHIPDLKKFMNTIPKNFYKNTKEYTTYTPTYKTDGVSKKVKNVILLIPDGTSLPQYYAAFTANKGKLNVFNMKSTGWSKTNSSNAYITDSAPGSTAFATGVKTKNTFVGVDNAGKALAQIPDIIAAKGMVSGLISTGDVTDATPADFYAHSDNRNSSEPILKDFATSKTKILIGGPTSGLTPEAEQKLKEAKVDLYRDLKSVEKINNRTLIIDPLASQRISNGRGNWLSDAFDLTLNDLKSNKKGFFMMIEASQTDGGGHSNNIEQLVTELLDFDHVVGKAMKFADENKETLVIVVGDHETGGLTLLDGSLEEGWVFGNFSTNDHTSIPSSVFAYGPNSKEFTGLFENTEVFNKILAAYGIEK from the coding sequence ATGAAATTATCAAAAATACTAGTGGTAATGGCCTTAGCCGTTTTTACTGAAAGTCAGGCTCAGAATTATTTGAATTACAATGTAGGAAATGCTCACTCCCACAACGACTATATGCAGGAAATTCCTTTCTGGCAGGCATATTATGCTAATTTTGGATCTGTTGAAGCAGATGTTTTCCTGGTAAAAGGAAAGCTTTGGGTAGCCCATACCGAAAAGGAACTTTCACCAGATAGAACCCTGGAAAGTCTTTATCTTGACAATATTTCAAAACAGATTAAACTGAACAAAGGAAGTATATATGCTGATAAGACTAAAAAACTGCAATTACTGATTGATATCAAACAGGATTATAAATCATCGTTGACAGCTTTGGTCGCAACTTTAAAGAAGTATCCTGAAATTACAGGAAATTCAGGAGTTAAAATGGTGATTACAGGAGGAAGGCCGCAACCCGGTGATTTTAGAAATTATCCCAGCTATCTGTATTTTGATGGCGATCTTGATAAAAACTATACCACTGACGAGTTGAAAAGAATCGGAATGTTCAGTGCCGATTTACCCGGACTAGTGAAATGGAACGGAAAAGGGATTCCGAGAGATGAAGAAACAGCAAAAATAAAAGCAGCTGTTGAGCGGGCGCATACACAGCAGAAACCGATGCGGTTTTACGGAGCTCCGGATTTTCCCAATGCGTGGGTAAACCTAATGGATATGGGAGCAGACTACATCAATACAGACCATATTCCGGATCTCAAAAAATTCATGAATACAATTCCGAAGAATTTCTACAAGAATACGAAGGAATATACGACCTATACTCCCACTTATAAGACCGATGGAGTAAGCAAAAAAGTGAAGAATGTAATTCTGCTGATTCCGGACGGTACCTCTTTGCCGCAATATTATGCAGCCTTCACGGCAAATAAAGGAAAACTGAATGTATTTAATATGAAATCAACAGGTTGGTCTAAAACCAATTCGTCGAATGCATACATTACAGATTCCGCACCGGGTTCCACCGCATTTGCAACCGGAGTGAAAACCAAAAATACATTTGTAGGAGTTGATAACGCCGGGAAAGCTTTAGCACAAATCCCCGATATTATTGCGGCTAAAGGAATGGTTTCAGGGCTGATCTCAACTGGGGATGTGACAGATGCCACGCCTGCAGATTTTTATGCGCATTCGGACAACAGAAACAGTTCAGAACCTATCCTGAAAGATTTTGCCACTTCCAAAACAAAAATCCTGATCGGAGGACCTACCAGCGGATTAACCCCGGAAGCAGAACAGAAATTGAAGGAAGCCAAAGTAGATCTCTACCGTGATCTGAAATCAGTGGAAAAAATAAATAACCGTACCCTGATCATTGATCCTTTAGCATCACAAAGAATCAGCAATGGGAGAGGGAACTGGCTGTCCGACGCTTTTGATCTTACGCTTAATGATCTTAAATCAAATAAAAAAGGTTTTTTTATGATGATTGAAGCTTCCCAAACTGATGGAGGCGGACACAGCAATAATATAGAGCAACTGGTTACCGAATTATTAGACTTCGATCATGTCGTAGGAAAAGCCATGAAATTTGCCGATGAAAATAAGGAAACACTGGTCATTGTTGTCGGAGATCATGAAACAGGTGGACTAACGCTCCTTGACGGAAGTCTGGAGGAAGGTTGGGTATTCGGAAATTTCAGTACCAATGACCATACTTCAATTCCTTCGAGTGTTTTTGCGTATGGGCCAAATTCTAAAGAATTTACAGGATTATTTGAGAATACAGAAGTCTTTAATAAAATTCTTGCCGCTTACGGGATTGAGAAATAA